The window CTTGAAGTCGGGCAGCGTGATCGAGAACGCGTCGCCGACCATCACGTACTCGACCTTGCCGCCGCGCGCGACCAGCACGCCGACCTGGCGCCCGCAGTCGGCCGAAATCTCGGCGAGCGTGCGCGCGAACTCCTGCGTCACGAGTCTCTCGCGCGGGAGCTTGCGTTTGTACAGGTTGGTGAGACGCCGGATCTGGTTGGCCTTCAGCCCGTACGTCGGTCCGTAAAGTTCGGAAATCGCCGTGTCCCTCTACGCCACACTGTGCACGAGCGCGGCGTAGCGGTCGAGGACGGGCAGCACTTTGTCGGCGGGCTCGGGCGGCAGACCCAGGATGGCGCGCGCCACGCCGGCTTCGCGCGCTTTCGCGAGCTCGCCCGGCTCGGGGCGCATGCCGAACACCGAGACCTCGAGCGACGCCGGGTCGCGGCCCGCCTCCGACGCCATGCGCCGGAACTCCGGCAATCTCGCGAAGATCTCGTCGCGGCCGTGGATCGGCATCCAGCCGTCGCCGTAGGCGATCGCGCGCGCGGCCCCCGCGGGGAAGCCGCCGCCGACGTGGATCGGCGGGTGCGGCTTCTGCACGGGCTTGGGCCAGCTCATGAGCGGCCCGAAGTCGACGAAGCGGCCGTGAAACTCGGCCTTCGACCGGGTCCAGATCTCCTTCATGGCCAGCACGCGCTCGCGC is drawn from Myxococcota bacterium and contains these coding sequences:
- a CDS encoding LLM class F420-dependent oxidoreductase; this translates as MKLGLTMFPTDSSIGPAALARAAEERGFESLWFPEHSHIPARRESPWPGGPELPKMYYDVFEPFVALAAAAAVTRSLKLATGICLVVQRDPIQTAKHVATLDRVSDGRFLFGIGAGWNREEMRNHGTDARQRIALMRERVLAMKEIWTRSKAEFHGRFVDFGPLMSWPKPVQKPHPPIHVGGGFPAGAARAIAYGDGWMPIHGRDEIFARLPEFRRMASEAGRDPASLEVSVFGMRPEPGELAKAREAGVARAILGLPPEPADKVLPVLDRYAALVHSVA